The genomic DNA GCCTCGGGCTCCAGATCCCGGCTCTAGCCATGTCGGCCTGGAGGCAAGCGTGGCAGTTCGCGGCCGCGCTGGTCTTCTTCCACGGCTCCGAGtacgtgctcgccgccgctttcCACGGCCGCCGGAACGTCACCGCCACATGTGAGTGCGCCATGACTCGATCTCTCTTGTGATTCGAGCGTAATTTGGACTGTGCTCGTGAAATTTACTAGATTTGAAAGTGGTGTGTCGAGTCATCGAGTGATTCCTAAATCGCAACTCAGTTTCATTACTAGTCTAGCGATCCACTGGGTTGAAGCAAACCTGCGCGAGTAGGATGCGCCAATTGAACTGTGCTCGTGAAATTTACTAGAATTTGAAAGTGTCAATGAGCGATTACTTAATTTTGCAGCTCAGTTCCGTTACCAGATTCTAGCGCTTCACTGAGTAGTTGAAGCAAATCCCTGTGCCAATATGTCTCGGCAATTTCTCGCTTGGCTTTGAACTGACCTTTTGTTGTATGTATTCTGTTTAATTTGACATAAACAAGCTACCAAGTGTTAATGTGTTATACCCTAGTGAGTTCAGAAAATGAGGAATATTTCGCAATGGGCCAGGATTTGTTTAAAGCACAAAAATGGGCAAGTATGATCTAAGCGCATCAATGTAGTGGGTTTTCACAAATGAAACCATTAAATGTGTTTAATTGTATAAATTGAATAGTTAATGTTAACTGGGCTTCAGCAGCTTGCATTCGTCCAGCTCATGTAGTATGGGATCACACCATAGTTTCCTTCAAAAACAGGGAGTAGGATAAAACAGACATTCATGGTTCTCATTTCAAAACACTATGACATCAGAAATAATTCCTGAAAAAGAACTTTAGCATGACGCTGCTTTTGTTTTAAACTGCCCATCGCATAAATCCCGGTTCCTTCGGCGATGAATATAGGAAGAGTTCTCAAAGTTTTGCTGGTCTTTTGTGGACAAATTGTCCAACCCTCCTAAAACGGAGGATGAATCGATGTATTTAAATTATTTAAATAACATGGCCAGAACCACTGATTTGCAATTGGTCACTGATCAAACAGCATATGAAAAGGCATCAGGCACACCTATGTTGATACTGGCGATTGTTAGTTCTTCTTTTTGTCCTTAATTCTTACAATTGAGATTGGACTTTACATTATCCTAACTTTATTTTTGGCAGTGTTATTAGTAATAAAGTTACTTCTTGCGCAGCACTTCTTATCAGCAAGCAGTATGTATTGGCAATGAGCTTCGCAATGCTGGAACATCTGACAGAAATCCTTATCTTCCCGGAAATAAAGGAGTACTGGTTTATCAGTAATATTGGCCTTCTAATGGTGCTTATCGGTGAAATTGTCCGTAAAGTTGCTGTTGTGACAGCTGGGCGTGCCTTCACGCATGTTATAAGAATTTATCATGAAGATCAGCATCAGTTGGTTACCCATGGGGTGTATAGGTAAAAGATTCCTTTTTTCAAGATATCCGACATTATTGTGTTACTTTGCACTATGAATATTTGACTGTTTCATTTGCTAAATATCCTGCTTAACGATACAGGTTTATGCGCCATCCTGGGTATTCTGGTTTTCTTATATGGGCAGTAGGAACCCAGGTTATGCTCTGTAATCCAGTATCAACAGTTGCATTCATTTTGGTGCTGTGGCGATTCTTTTCAAAACGGATACCGTATCCTGCTGAAACTTGTGTTTCCCTTGCTTATGTTCTAGGCTCTCTGTCTTGATTATCGACCTTTTCAACCTTCTAATTGTTTTCACCATCTGCTGAATATGAACATCTTCATGAAAAGAGTAAAATCAGTCCCCCTTTTTTCCATGTGATTCCTTCACTCAGAGCAGGTATGAAGAATTTTTCTTGAGGCAATTCTTTGGCTCTGAATACGAAGAATATGCGCGGAGAGTGCACTCTGGCTTACCATTTATTAAGTGAGAGCATCACACTTGCAAAGTATGTGCCTGAATCATTGACTTTTAAGTTTTCATTTGATACCATGTGCTTCAAATTTAAGATCTAACTAATTGTTGTATCACATCTCTTTAGTAGTCAAACCTCAAGGTAGTGCATATAGCACTGGTGAATACACGCTTTCTCTCATATAAGAAAGAAAAGTTGAACAATTAACATGTCATagttctgttgtttttcttagaATAACACGAGCAATTTTTTGTGGTTTTTGAGTCCTTACCCATAATCATGGCTATGTTTGTGCGCAATAACTTCTCACAACTATATTTTCACATTTAGAGTGTTTTTTTGCAATGTTTCTGAAAGCATGTAGTTCATGACCGAACCTAGGCTTGTGGATTGATATCTCTCAATTTCAGTTTGCACTTGGCTTCTGTAGCAGAGACAGCTCATAATTTGTTTTCTACATTTATGGTTACTCTGaagaaaaatatttacatgATCCACTTGTAAGATCTCAAATAAAGTAATATTCAAATGAGTGTGCCATGATCTGCACTTCAGACCTTCAGTAAACATGTGTTACAGTCTTTGTGTGGTGGCCATtagcaaaatattttttttcttgttcttctttaAATGGACGTGAATCTGGGAACATGATATTGATATGTATGCTTGATTTTTGGTATAGGTGTGCTGCCTCTTGCTGTTGTCACATTGATATGTCAAAGTAAAGCATCAAACAATATGAAATCAAGAGATAACAAAGAAAGGAGCCATGAGATGGATCTCATACAATACAAGACAAATCAGAAATTTATAGTCTGTAGTCAAACAGATGAGTCATTCATCAGCTCATAGATCTTGTGCAAATTTTGAGCTGTAACTCAAGCTTTTTTTCACCTTCATAGTGATGTTCACTCACAGCTACAACTTGTGGAAGCTCCCGCTTCATTAGATTTGAGCTGGACAGTTTAAGGTAATGTTTACAATTTGTTGTTATTAACACCACTTTGTCTTGTGTGCGAAGCATATACTTCGAATGTGCTGCTTATCT from Setaria italica strain Yugu1 chromosome VII, Setaria_italica_v2.0, whole genome shotgun sequence includes the following:
- the LOC101778469 gene encoding probable protein-S-isoprenylcysteine O-methyltransferase, with protein sequence MRHPLLGTSLGEASPPGAREPQSPSASLGLQIPALAMSAWRQAWQFAAALVFFHGSEYVLAAAFHGRRNVTATSLLISKQYVLAMSFAMLEHLTEILIFPEIKEYWFISNIGLLMVLIGEIVRKVAVVTAGRAFTHVIRIYHEDQHQLVTHGVYRFMRHPGYSGFLIWAVGTQVMLCNPVSTVAFILVLWRFFSKRIPYEEFFLRQFFGSEYEEYARRVHSGLPFIK